Proteins from a genomic interval of Sphingopyxis sp. QXT-31:
- a CDS encoding cisplatin damage response ATP-dependent DNA ligase — protein MKRFAALIDRLIYTRSRNSKLALIVDYLKHTPDPDRGWAIAALTESLDFPAVKAGTVRALLATRVDEDLFRLSRHFVGDTAETAALLWPDAPGAKDDLSVSQAVDTLAAATRSDAPAIVASLLDRLDADGRYALLKLALGGMRVGVSARLAKQAFALAFDVPVDDVEELWHAIPPPYAPLFAWGEGRAERPDLADVGFFRPFMLAHPLEDGTVDLADYAAEWKWDGIRVQIVHGGGETRIYSRGGEEISAAFPELVTAFDKDAVIDGELLVRGDAQGGEAASFNALQQRLGRKVVSKKMLADYPAFVRVYDLLGVDGEDLRGLPWSKRRAKLEAFMPRLAASHFDLSQIIDADDFDDLAERRAGARDVAIEGVMLKRRDAPYVAGRRAGLWYKWKRDPLIADCVMMYAQRGNGRRASFYSDYTFGCWSEQGELLPVGKAYSGFTDEELKWLDKFVRDNTLNRFGPVREVEKSLVLEVAFDSIHASKRHKSGLAMRFPRISRIRCDKPAEEADRIATLLGMAT, from the coding sequence GTGAAGCGGTTCGCGGCCCTGATCGACCGGCTGATCTACACGCGCTCGCGCAACTCGAAGCTCGCGCTGATCGTCGACTATCTCAAGCACACGCCCGATCCCGACCGCGGCTGGGCGATCGCGGCGCTGACCGAAAGCCTCGACTTTCCCGCGGTGAAGGCGGGGACGGTACGGGCGCTGCTCGCGACGCGGGTGGACGAGGACTTGTTCCGGCTGTCGCGGCATTTCGTCGGCGATACCGCGGAGACAGCGGCGCTGTTATGGCCCGACGCGCCCGGGGCGAAGGACGACCTCAGCGTCAGCCAAGCTGTCGACACCCTCGCCGCCGCCACCCGCAGTGATGCCCCCGCCATCGTCGCCTCGCTGCTCGACCGGCTCGACGCCGACGGGCGCTACGCCTTGCTCAAGCTCGCGCTCGGCGGCATGCGCGTCGGGGTGTCGGCGCGGCTCGCGAAACAGGCCTTTGCCTTGGCGTTCGATGTCCCTGTCGACGATGTCGAGGAGCTGTGGCACGCGATCCCCCCGCCCTATGCGCCGCTCTTTGCCTGGGGCGAAGGGCGGGCGGAGCGGCCCGACCTCGCCGATGTCGGTTTCTTCCGCCCCTTCATGCTCGCGCACCCGCTGGAGGATGGCACCGTCGACCTCGCGGACTATGCCGCCGAGTGGAAATGGGACGGCATCCGCGTCCAGATCGTCCATGGCGGCGGCGAGACGCGCATCTACAGCCGCGGCGGCGAGGAGATCAGCGCTGCCTTTCCCGAACTGGTGACCGCCTTCGACAAGGATGCGGTGATCGACGGCGAACTGCTTGTGCGCGGCGACGCGCAGGGCGGCGAGGCGGCGAGTTTCAACGCGCTCCAGCAAAGGCTCGGGCGCAAGGTCGTGTCGAAGAAGATGCTCGCGGATTATCCGGCGTTCGTGCGCGTATATGACCTGCTCGGCGTCGATGGCGAGGATCTGCGCGGCCTGCCGTGGAGCAAGCGGCGCGCCAAGCTGGAGGCTTTCATGCCCCGCCTCGCTGCCAGCCATTTCGACCTGTCGCAAATCATCGATGCGGACGACTTCGACGACCTCGCCGAGCGCCGCGCGGGCGCGCGCGATGTGGCGATCGAGGGGGTGATGCTCAAGCGCCGCGATGCGCCCTATGTCGCGGGTCGCCGCGCGGGGCTATGGTATAAGTGGAAGCGCGATCCGCTCATCGCCGATTGCGTGATGATGTATGCGCAGCGCGGCAACGGGCGGCGCGCGAGCTTCTATTCGGACTATACCTTCGGCTGCTGGAGCGAGCAGGGCGAATTGCTACCCGTGGGCAAGGCCTATTCGGGCTTCACCGACGAGGAGCTGAAGTGGCTCGACAAGTTCGTCCGCGACAACACGCTCAATCGCTTCGGGCCGGTGCGCGAGGTCGAGAAGTCGCTGGTGCTCGAGGTCGCCTTCGATTCAATCCATGCGTCGAAGCGCCACAAGTCGGGCCTCGCGATGCGCTTCCCGCGCATTTCGCGCATCCGCTGCGACAAGCCCGCCGAGGAAGCCGACCGCATCGCGACGCTGCTGGG
- a CDS encoding ligase-associated DNA damage response exonuclease yields the protein MAKVRTWIEPHPHGIHVKPADVWIDPSRPVERAAVTHGHADHARSGHGSVYATPETLAIMALRYGVDVEASHNAAFPYGEAFERGGVKFSFHPAGHVLGSAQILMEYAGERIVVTGDYKRRADPTCARFEVVPCDIFVTEATFGLPVFRHPPTSDEIAKLIGAVRAEPERSVLVGAYALGKAQRVIAELRGAGWNAPIYIHGALEKMCHLYAIHGVDLGELRLVSETEKAEMAGQIVLAPPSALNDRWSRRLPDPVTAMASGWMRVRQRARQRMVELPLVISDHADWDELTTTIAEVNPKETWITHGSEDGLLRWCELHQRKARALHLVGRDLEEEA from the coding sequence ATGGCCAAGGTCAGGACCTGGATCGAGCCGCATCCGCACGGCATCCATGTGAAGCCCGCCGATGTGTGGATCGACCCGTCGCGGCCGGTCGAACGCGCGGCGGTGACGCACGGTCATGCCGACCATGCGCGCAGCGGGCATGGGTCGGTGTATGCGACCCCCGAGACGCTGGCGATCATGGCGCTGCGCTACGGCGTCGACGTCGAGGCGAGCCACAATGCCGCCTTTCCCTATGGCGAAGCCTTCGAACGTGGCGGGGTGAAGTTCAGTTTCCACCCCGCCGGCCATGTGCTGGGCAGCGCGCAAATCCTGATGGAATATGCCGGCGAACGGATCGTCGTCACCGGCGATTACAAGCGCCGCGCCGACCCGACCTGCGCACGCTTCGAGGTGGTGCCATGCGACATCTTCGTCACCGAGGCGACCTTCGGCCTGCCCGTGTTCCGCCATCCGCCCACGTCGGACGAGATCGCCAAGCTGATCGGCGCGGTGCGCGCCGAGCCCGAGCGCTCGGTGCTAGTCGGCGCCTATGCGCTCGGTAAGGCGCAGCGCGTGATCGCCGAGCTGCGCGGCGCCGGCTGGAACGCGCCGATCTATATCCACGGCGCGCTCGAGAAGATGTGTCACCTCTATGCGATCCACGGCGTCGACCTCGGCGAATTGCGGCTGGTGAGCGAGACCGAAAAGGCCGAAATGGCGGGGCAGATCGTGCTTGCGCCGCCCTCGGCGCTGAACGACCGCTGGTCGCGGCGGCTGCCCGATCCGGTGACCGCGATGGCATCGGGCTGGATGCGCGTGCGCCAGCGCGCGCGGCAGCGGATGGTCGAGCTGCCGCTCGTCATTTCGGACCATGCCGACTGGGACGAACTCACGACCACGATCGCCGAGGTAAACCCGAAGGAGACGTGGATTACGCATGGTAGCGAGGATGGGCTTCTGCGCTGGTGCGAATTGCATCAGCGCAAGGCGCGCGCGCTGCACCTCGTCGGCCGCGATCTGGAGGAGGAAGCGTGA
- a CDS encoding UdgX family uracil-DNA binding protein (This protein belongs to the uracil DNA glycosylase superfamily, members of which act in excision repair of DNA. However, it belongs more specifically to UdgX branch, whose founding member was found to bind uracil in DNA (where it does not belong), without cleaving it, appears to promote DNA repair by a pathway involving RecA, rather than base excision.), producing MLSTPGDFAEWRGVARALLAGGVAPEDVSWRGAEEGASLFGDQAPVSSGAAVSLPRELLTMADRVICHRDPQVPARLYRLVWRAARERQLLARTTDADVDWLRKTDKAIRRDVHKMHAFVRFRRLGEEEGRESFAAWFEPDHRILRLTAPFFQRRFYGMDWAIVTPDARAIWEDEELSYGPGGTRDEVPDSDVVEDQWRTYYGAIFNPARVKIDAMRAEMPKKYWKNLPEAQDIAPLLAGAGARVERMREMAVSAANPRTEKWRTRVADDLLLDDDLTSLDAVARAVGQCTRCPLHCNATQAVAGEGPAAARIMVIGEQPGDQEDLQGRPFVGPAGQVLNEALGEARLDRRRLFLTNAVKHFKFEPRGKRRLHQNPTAGEIDICRWWLDKERALVQPDLIVTLGASALRGVTGKSASIKSMRGAVHELAGGTKLVATIHPSFLLRLPDRERADEERAAFVADLACARKLAA from the coding sequence GTGCTCTCCACGCCCGGCGATTTCGCCGAGTGGCGCGGGGTGGCGCGTGCGTTGCTGGCGGGCGGGGTGGCGCCCGAGGATGTGAGTTGGCGCGGCGCCGAGGAAGGTGCATCGCTGTTTGGCGACCAAGCGCCGGTGTCGTCGGGAGCGGCAGTATCGCTGCCCCGCGAATTGCTGACGATGGCCGATCGCGTGATCTGCCACCGCGACCCGCAAGTCCCGGCGCGGCTCTATCGCCTCGTCTGGCGCGCCGCGCGCGAGCGGCAGCTGCTGGCGCGGACGACCGATGCCGATGTCGACTGGCTGCGCAAGACCGACAAGGCGATCCGCCGCGATGTCCACAAGATGCACGCCTTCGTCCGTTTTCGCCGTCTGGGCGAAGAGGAAGGTCGCGAAAGCTTCGCGGCATGGTTCGAGCCCGATCATCGCATATTGCGGCTGACTGCGCCCTTCTTTCAGCGGCGCTTTTACGGGATGGACTGGGCGATCGTCACGCCCGACGCGCGGGCGATCTGGGAAGACGAGGAACTGAGCTATGGTCCCGGTGGCACGCGCGACGAGGTGCCCGACAGCGATGTCGTCGAGGATCAGTGGCGCACTTATTACGGCGCGATCTTCAACCCCGCGCGAGTCAAGATCGACGCGATGCGCGCCGAGATGCCGAAGAAATATTGGAAGAATCTGCCCGAGGCGCAGGATATCGCACCCCTGCTCGCGGGCGCCGGGGCGCGGGTGGAACGGATGCGCGAAATGGCCGTTTCGGCTGCGAACCCCCGAACGGAGAAATGGCGCACGCGCGTGGCCGACGACCTGCTTCTCGACGACGATCTGACCTCGCTCGATGCGGTCGCGCGCGCGGTTGGCCAGTGCACGCGCTGCCCGCTCCACTGCAATGCGACGCAGGCGGTGGCGGGCGAAGGGCCCGCTGCGGCGCGGATCATGGTCATCGGTGAACAGCCGGGCGATCAGGAGGATCTGCAAGGGCGGCCTTTTGTCGGGCCGGCCGGGCAAGTCTTGAATGAGGCGCTGGGCGAAGCCAGGCTCGACCGGCGACGGCTGTTCCTCACCAACGCGGTCAAGCATTTCAAGTTTGAGCCGCGCGGCAAGCGCCGTTTGCACCAGAATCCCACCGCGGGCGAGATCGACATCTGTCGCTGGTGGCTCGACAAGGAGCGCGCGCTGGTGCAGCCCGACCTGATCGTCACGCTGGGCGCGAGCGCGCTGCGCGGGGTGACGGGCAAGAGCGCGAGCATCAAGTCGATGCGCGGCGCGGTGCACGAGCTGGCAGGGGGCACAAAACTGGTCGCGACGATCCATCCCTCCTTCCTGCTGCGCCTGCCCGACCGCGAGCGGGCGGACGAAGAGCGCGCGGCGTTCGTGGCCGATCTCGCCTGCGCGCGGAAGCTCGCCGCCTGA
- a CDS encoding putative DNA modification/repair radical SAM protein — translation MSSKTILQKLAVLAHAAKYDASCASSGTVKRDSVGSKGIGSTEGMGICHSYAPDGRCISLLKILLTNFCVYDCRFCINRASSNVERARFSPQEVVTLTLDFYKRNYIEGLFLSSGIIRSEDYTMEQLVEVARILREEHRFQGYIHLKTIAGADPALVALAGLYADRLSTNVELPTEAGLESFAPEKKPATIRKTMASVRVGAEDAMEAAKGRLIGKAKPPRFAPAGQSTQMIVGADAARDDDILATADNLYSGYHLRRVYYSAYSPIPDASSALPPVRPPLMREHRLYQADWLLRFYGFARSEIMEGASGGMLDLSIDPKLAWALMKRDIFPVDINRAPRELLLRVPGLGTRAVDRIVAVRRTGKLRLGDLAKLTASVKKVLPFIVTLDWRPGKLTDSADLRARFAPPAEQLALAL, via the coding sequence ATGAGCAGCAAGACGATTCTCCAGAAGCTCGCGGTGCTGGCGCATGCCGCCAAATATGATGCCTCCTGCGCCTCTTCGGGGACAGTGAAGCGCGACTCGGTGGGCTCGAAGGGCATCGGCTCGACCGAGGGCATGGGCATCTGCCACAGCTATGCCCCCGACGGCCGCTGCATCTCGCTGCTCAAGATATTGCTCACCAATTTCTGCGTCTACGACTGCCGTTTCTGCATCAACCGCGCGTCGAGCAATGTCGAGCGCGCGCGCTTTTCGCCGCAGGAAGTCGTCACGCTCACGCTCGATTTCTACAAGCGCAACTACATCGAGGGGCTGTTCCTTTCCTCGGGCATCATCCGGTCCGAGGATTATACGATGGAGCAGCTGGTCGAGGTCGCGCGCATCCTGCGCGAGGAGCATCGTTTCCAGGGCTATATCCATTTGAAGACGATCGCAGGCGCCGACCCCGCGTTGGTCGCGCTCGCGGGGCTTTATGCCGATCGGCTGTCGACCAATGTCGAACTCCCGACCGAGGCGGGGCTCGAAAGCTTCGCGCCCGAAAAGAAACCCGCGACGATCCGCAAGACGATGGCATCGGTGCGCGTCGGCGCCGAGGATGCGATGGAAGCCGCGAAGGGCCGGCTCATCGGCAAGGCGAAGCCGCCGCGCTTCGCGCCCGCGGGGCAGTCGACGCAGATGATCGTCGGCGCCGACGCGGCGCGCGACGACGATATCCTCGCGACCGCGGACAATCTCTATTCGGGCTATCACCTGCGCCGCGTCTATTATTCGGCGTACAGCCCGATCCCCGACGCGAGCAGCGCCTTGCCGCCGGTGCGCCCGCCGCTGATGCGCGAACATCGGCTGTACCAGGCCGACTGGCTGCTCCGCTTCTATGGCTTTGCGAGAAGCGAGATCATGGAAGGGGCGAGCGGCGGCATGCTCGACCTGAGCATCGACCCAAAGCTCGCCTGGGCGCTGATGAAGCGGGACATCTTTCCGGTCGATATCAACCGCGCGCCGCGCGAATTGCTGCTGCGCGTGCCGGGGCTGGGCACGCGCGCGGTCGACCGGATCGTCGCTGTGCGCCGCACCGGCAAGCTGCGGCTCGGCGATCTCGCCAAACTCACCGCGTCGGTGAAGAAGGTCTTGCCCTTCATCGTGACGCTCGACTGGCGACCGGGAAAGCTCACCGACAGCGCCGACCTACGCGCGCGCTTTGCGCCGCCGGCGGAGCAGCTGGCGCTCGCCCTGTGA
- a CDS encoding Crp/Fnr family transcriptional regulator — MALEALVARLSFYSEIGDPERAELLTLGSKTRNFTAGQEIVSAGEPMDAVLVMREGWAARFKELEDGRRQILNILLPGDIFDLQVLVAAEADHGVVALTTGSAYAIAPAAVRDLLAGSGALTMAFWWTQVQEEAFLREQIVRNGRQSAQERIGHLLLELHRRAQIVNLAGADTLRLPMTQTQIADTLGLTPIHTNRVLRRLVREGYIETDRQWIRFLDADALAAMCDFDPAYFHLDAFRMRLGRGS, encoded by the coding sequence ATGGCATTGGAAGCGCTGGTCGCGCGCTTGTCTTTCTACAGCGAAATCGGCGACCCCGAGCGGGCGGAACTGCTGACGCTCGGCAGCAAGACGCGCAACTTTACCGCGGGGCAGGAAATCGTCAGCGCCGGCGAACCGATGGACGCGGTCCTCGTCATGCGCGAGGGCTGGGCGGCACGCTTCAAGGAGCTCGAGGACGGGCGCCGCCAGATCCTCAACATCCTGCTGCCCGGCGACATCTTCGACCTGCAGGTGCTCGTCGCGGCCGAGGCCGACCACGGCGTCGTCGCGCTGACGACGGGCTCGGCCTATGCCATCGCGCCCGCCGCGGTTCGCGACCTGCTCGCGGGGTCGGGGGCGCTGACCATGGCCTTCTGGTGGACGCAGGTGCAGGAGGAGGCGTTCCTGCGCGAACAGATCGTGCGCAACGGGCGGCAGAGCGCGCAGGAGCGGATCGGCCACCTGCTGCTCGAACTCCACCGCCGCGCGCAGATCGTCAACCTCGCGGGCGCCGACACGCTGCGCCTGCCGATGACGCAGACGCAGATCGCCGACACGCTGGGGCTGACGCCGATCCACACCAACCGCGTCCTGCGCCGGCTGGTGCGCGAGGGCTATATCGAGACCGACCGCCAGTGGATCCGCTTCCTCGACGCCGATGCCTTGGCGGCGATGTGCGATTTCGACCCCGCCTATTTTCACCTCGACGCGTTCCGGATGCGGTTGGGGCGGGGTTCATAG
- a CDS encoding sensor histidine kinase, giving the protein MADGGDRDRAQDEARRLRTLREYRIMDTAPEPAFDRVTKLVADLFDAPIALVSLVDDCRQWFKSSYGLDVAETHRDISFCQYAVNDERPVVVPDAREDARFAENPLVTGDPLIRFYAGVPLRAYNGAVLGTLCIIDREPRLSFGAREIERLEDFAAIIMAEADLRRTVIERDDARHMLERALDFSRIATWQFDAQTDALNWRGAVAELWGEDYETALSTGEGFFERLYPADRDAVRTVLGEAVETGSPYATEYRIEHPEKGVRWMAARADWDVRSNDAVLTGISVDITEQKSRQENDAVLMRELHHRMRNLFATVGAIISLTRHAATDVDDYVERISSRLDALNRAQNVLLGANFLTGSMHALMREVEAAFPRIRWSGPDLELPENALVAMALLFNELATNAVKHGALGGRDGRVDIEWTQDSEGDDRRFRLTWTESGGDALVVAPERTSFGTLLMERSVRNNLGGTIERRWEPGGLICIITLPAKWREA; this is encoded by the coding sequence TTGGCCGACGGTGGAGACCGCGACCGCGCGCAGGACGAGGCGCGCCGGCTGCGCACGCTGCGCGAATATCGGATCATGGACACCGCGCCCGAACCGGCGTTCGACCGCGTGACCAAGCTGGTCGCCGATTTGTTCGACGCGCCGATCGCCCTGGTCTCGCTCGTCGACGATTGCCGCCAATGGTTCAAATCCTCCTATGGCCTCGACGTCGCCGAGACGCACCGCGACATCAGCTTCTGCCAATATGCGGTGAACGACGAGCGGCCCGTTGTTGTGCCCGATGCGCGCGAGGACGCGCGCTTTGCCGAGAATCCGCTGGTCACCGGCGATCCGCTGATCCGCTTTTATGCCGGGGTGCCGCTGCGCGCCTATAACGGCGCCGTGCTCGGCACCCTGTGCATCATCGACCGCGAGCCGCGGCTGTCATTCGGTGCGCGCGAAATCGAGCGGCTCGAAGATTTCGCGGCGATCATCATGGCCGAAGCGGACCTGCGCCGCACGGTGATCGAGCGCGACGACGCGCGCCACATGCTCGAACGCGCGCTCGATTTTTCGCGAATCGCAACCTGGCAGTTCGATGCCCAGACCGATGCGCTCAACTGGCGCGGCGCGGTCGCCGAGCTGTGGGGCGAGGATTATGAAACCGCGCTCTCGACCGGCGAAGGCTTTTTCGAGCGGCTGTATCCGGCCGACCGCGACGCGGTGCGCACCGTGCTGGGCGAGGCGGTCGAAACCGGTAGCCCCTATGCGACCGAATATCGCATCGAGCATCCCGAAAAGGGGGTGCGCTGGATGGCGGCGCGCGCCGACTGGGATGTGCGCAGCAACGACGCGGTGCTCACCGGGATCAGCGTCGACATCACCGAGCAGAAGAGCCGGCAGGAAAATGACGCGGTGTTGATGCGCGAACTGCATCACCGCATGCGCAACCTGTTCGCGACGGTCGGCGCGATCATCTCGCTCACCCGTCACGCCGCGACCGACGTCGACGATTATGTCGAGCGGATCAGCAGCCGGCTCGACGCGCTCAACCGCGCCCAGAATGTGCTGCTCGGCGCCAATTTCCTGACCGGGTCGATGCACGCGCTGATGCGCGAGGTCGAGGCGGCCTTTCCGCGCATCCGCTGGTCGGGGCCCGACCTCGAACTTCCCGAAAATGCGCTGGTTGCGATGGCGCTGCTGTTCAACGAACTCGCGACCAATGCGGTCAAGCATGGCGCGCTGGGCGGCCGCGATGGCCGCGTCGACATCGAGTGGACGCAAGACAGCGAGGGCGACGATCGCCGCTTCCGCCTGACTTGGACCGAGAGCGGCGGCGATGCCCTGGTCGTGGCGCCCGAACGAACCAGTTTTGGCACCTTGCTGATGGAGCGCAGCGTGCGTAATAATCTGGGCGGGACGATCGAGCGGCGCTGGGAGCCGGGCGGCTTGATCTGCATCATCACGCTTCCGGCCAAGTGGCGCGAAGCCTAG
- a CDS encoding response regulator produces the protein MSLGEEIRGHLPFLRRYARALTGSQQHGDNFVHTMLEVIVAAPDEFRSDDGIRIDLYRTFHRIWESAFIDDGEGSDEDAFVRAATRRLSRLTPLGRQILLLTALEGFSTEEAALITGTDTPTVEILLAEAVDDLDREARTSVLIIEDEPLIAMELEAIVRDLGHEVAGIAATHEDAVAAFENSDAGLVLADIQLADGSSGIDAVQDILAIAPVPAIFITAFPEKLLTGHRVEPTFLISKPFRENTVRAAISQSLLFTPQLAA, from the coding sequence ATGAGTCTGGGTGAAGAAATCCGCGGTCACCTGCCGTTTTTGCGCCGCTATGCCCGCGCGCTGACGGGCAGCCAGCAGCATGGCGATAATTTTGTGCACACGATGCTGGAAGTGATCGTCGCGGCCCCCGACGAGTTTCGCTCGGACGACGGCATCCGCATCGATCTCTACCGCACCTTCCACCGCATCTGGGAAAGCGCCTTCATCGACGACGGCGAAGGCAGCGACGAGGACGCATTCGTCCGCGCCGCGACGCGCCGCCTGTCGCGCCTCACCCCGCTCGGCCGTCAGATATTGCTGCTCACCGCGCTCGAAGGCTTTTCCACCGAGGAAGCCGCGCTGATCACCGGCACCGACACCCCGACGGTCGAGATATTGCTGGCCGAAGCGGTCGACGATTTGGACCGCGAGGCGCGCACGTCGGTGCTGATCATCGAGGACGAGCCGCTGATCGCGATGGAGCTCGAGGCGATCGTGCGCGACCTCGGCCATGAGGTCGCGGGGATCGCGGCGACGCACGAGGATGCGGTCGCCGCATTCGAAAACAGCGACGCGGGGCTCGTCCTTGCCGACATCCAGCTGGCCGACGGATCGTCGGGGATCGACGCGGTGCAGGACATCCTCGCGATCGCCCCGGTGCCCGCGATCTTCATCACCGCCTTCCCCGAAAAGCTCCTCACCGGCCACCGCGTCGAGCCGACCTTCCTGATCTCGAAGCCGTTCCGCGAAAACACCGTGCGCGCGGCGATCAGCCAGAGCCTGCTGTTCACGCCGCAGCTGGCGGCGTAG
- a CDS encoding prolyl oligopeptidase family serine peptidase yields MSRKALSAPLALVALFMTPAAAQAAGDAASATTPDALAYPATERGTTVDPQFGVDVADPYRWLEDDVRVNPKVAAWVADQNKVTDAYLDTLPGRDAFKSRMTELYNYERFGLPRKAGTRYFYTRNDGLQPQSVLYVREGLKGEGRVLIDPNGWAKDGATALAEWTPSEDGRHLLYSVQDGGTDWRIVRVMDVATGKDLSDEVRWVKFSALDWAKDGSGFYYSRFPQPAEGAAFQSLNENHTVYFHKLGTPQSDDVLIHATPDKPKLNNSAVVSDDGKYLIVVGSEGTDERYGLTLYPIGPKGAGKPVTLVGDFANNWEYVTNAGTRFTFLTNKDAPRQRLVSMDIKKPEALTQLVGEQEATLVGASRVGNRIILSYLGDAKSEARMVALDGKPVANIKLADIGSASGFGGKSADPETFYSFSSYARPTTIYRLDTATGKSEIFAEPKLTFDPQDFAVEQRFYTSKDGTRVPMFLVMKKGLDRSKGSPTLLYGYGGFNVSMTPGFSPTRLAWVDKGGVLAIANLRGGGEYGKAWHDAGRLDKKQNVFDDFIGAGEYLIAQGITGKGQLAIEGGSNGGLLVGAVTNQRPDLIAAALPAVGVMDMLRFDRFTAGRYWVDDYGYPSKEGDFRNLLGYSPYHNIKDGVSYPAVLVTTADTDDRVVPGHSFKYTAALQHAQAGDKPHLIRIETRAGHGSGKPTDKIIAEAADKYAFAAKWTGLSVE; encoded by the coding sequence ATGTCCCGTAAAGCCCTGTCGGCGCCGCTCGCGCTGGTCGCCCTGTTCATGACCCCCGCCGCCGCGCAGGCCGCGGGCGATGCCGCGAGCGCGACCACGCCCGATGCGCTGGCCTATCCCGCGACCGAGCGCGGTACCACGGTCGATCCGCAGTTCGGCGTCGACGTCGCCGACCCCTATCGCTGGCTTGAAGACGATGTCCGCGTCAATCCGAAGGTCGCAGCGTGGGTGGCCGACCAGAACAAGGTTACCGACGCCTATCTCGACACGCTGCCCGGCCGCGACGCGTTCAAGAGCCGCATGACCGAGCTCTACAATTACGAACGGTTCGGCCTCCCCCGCAAGGCGGGCACCCGCTATTTCTACACCCGCAACGACGGGCTCCAGCCGCAGTCGGTGCTCTATGTCCGCGAGGGGCTGAAGGGCGAAGGCCGCGTGCTGATCGACCCGAATGGCTGGGCCAAGGACGGCGCCACCGCGCTCGCGGAATGGACCCCGTCGGAAGACGGCAGGCACCTTCTCTATTCGGTGCAGGACGGCGGCACCGACTGGCGCATCGTGCGCGTCATGGACGTCGCGACGGGCAAGGATTTGTCGGACGAAGTGCGCTGGGTCAAATTCTCGGCGCTCGACTGGGCGAAGGACGGCAGCGGCTTCTATTATTCGCGCTTCCCGCAGCCCGCCGAGGGTGCGGCCTTCCAGTCGCTGAACGAGAATCACACCGTCTATTTCCACAAGCTCGGCACGCCGCAGAGCGACGACGTCCTGATCCACGCCACCCCCGACAAGCCCAAGCTCAACAACAGCGCGGTCGTCAGCGACGATGGCAAATATCTGATCGTCGTCGGCTCCGAAGGCACCGACGAGCGCTATGGCCTCACCCTCTATCCGATCGGCCCCAAGGGCGCGGGCAAGCCGGTGACGCTGGTGGGCGACTTCGCGAACAATTGGGAATATGTGACCAACGCGGGTACCCGCTTCACCTTCCTCACCAACAAGGACGCGCCGCGCCAGCGGCTGGTGTCGATGGACATCAAGAAGCCCGAAGCGCTGACCCAGCTCGTCGGCGAGCAGGAGGCGACGCTGGTCGGCGCGTCGCGCGTCGGCAATCGCATCATCCTGTCCTATTTGGGCGACGCCAAGTCGGAAGCGCGCATGGTCGCGCTCGACGGCAAGCCGGTGGCGAACATCAAGCTTGCCGATATCGGCTCGGCCTCGGGCTTCGGCGGCAAGTCGGCCGATCCCGAAACCTTCTACAGCTTCTCCAGCTACGCCCGCCCGACGACGATCTACCGGCTCGACACCGCGACCGGAAAGAGCGAGATTTTCGCCGAGCCGAAGCTGACCTTCGATCCGCAGGACTTCGCCGTCGAGCAGCGCTTCTACACCTCGAAGGATGGCACCAGAGTGCCGATGTTCCTGGTGATGAAAAAGGGCCTCGACCGCAGCAAGGGCTCGCCGACATTGCTTTACGGCTATGGCGGATTCAACGTCTCGATGACCCCCGGCTTCTCGCCCACCCGCCTCGCCTGGGTCGACAAGGGCGGCGTGCTCGCGATCGCGAACCTGCGCGGCGGCGGCGAATATGGCAAGGCGTGGCACGATGCCGGCCGCCTCGACAAGAAGCAGAATGTCTTCGACGATTTCATCGGCGCGGGCGAATATCTGATCGCGCAAGGGATCACCGGCAAGGGCCAACTCGCGATCGAGGGCGGCTCGAACGGCGGACTGCTCGTCGGCGCGGTGACCAACCAGCGCCCCGACCTGATCGCCGCGGCGCTGCCCGCGGTCGGCGTGATGGACATGCTGCGTTTCGACCGCTTCACCGCCGGCCGCTACTGGGTCGACGATTATGGCTATCCGTCGAAGGAAGGCGATTTCCGCAACCTGCTCGGCTATTCGCCCTATCATAATATCAAGGACGGCGTTTCCTATCCGGCGGTGCTGGTGACGACCGCCGACACCGACGACCGCGTCGTGCCCGGGCACAGCTTCAAATATACCGCCGCGCTCCAGCATGCGCAGGCCGGCGACAAGCCGCACCTGATCCGCATCGAAACGCGCGCCGGGCACGGGTCGGGCAAGCCGACCGACAAGATCATCGCCGAAGCCGCCGACAAATATGCCTTTGCGGCCAAATGGACCGGCCTCAGCGTCGAATAG